The nucleotide sequence TGCAAATCCGCTCGCTGAGCACCAAAGAATACAAAAACGGTCGGGTTCATGGTCCCCAAGTGGAGATCGAGTCGGCACCTGGTGAATCGGGGTATCTGTATAGTGAAGGTACGGGGCGCGGTTGGATCACCAAAGAGCAGCCCATCAAAGATGTGTACCAGAACGATCGTTGGAATCGTTTTGTGGTTCGAGCGGTGGGAGAGCGGGTTCAGACTTGGGTCAACGGCACAAAAATCGCCGATTTTTCCGACGCGGAATCGAGCAAAGAGGGCTTTGTTGGCCTGCAGGTGCACGGGATCGGCAAGGGGACCGGGCCTTTTCAAGTCCGTTGGAAAGATATTCGCGTGCGAATCGTGGAGTAAGGGGCGGTATCGCGCAGGTTGACGCGGTGAAAAAGACCAGGGAAACGGGGATTTTGGCTCAAGAAAATTGAGCTTGACGCCGACAGGCCGGTTTCCCACAATCCCTGGTCGCTCGTGAACGATGGCGGGGTTTGCCTGTTTTGATACAGAAACATCCCCCCCCTTCGTTGCGTTGCAATGGATTGCGTGATCGAAATTTGCCCGCTGCCTGTCCCCCATGGCTGGCGAAATCAGTGGTTCACCTGGTAGGTGCTTGCTGAGATGGGTCGACCGATCGGATACGTTTCGCCTGCTTGAATAGGCGAGATACCCAAGGAAGGGGTCCGCACCGAAATGGTTTCGGGATGTCGTGGCTTTCTTGTAGGGTGTCTTGTCACCAAGTGGTTCCTTTAACGGGAGTTGTCGCTTGTCCCTTCCTGTGGACTTCGACCTGAAAGAGCGAGTGCGCGCAAGCGTCGACATTGTCGACGTCGTCGGCCAGACGCTGGAGTTGCATCCGGCGGGTCGCAATATGGTTGCACGTTGTCCGTGGCACAACGATCGGCGACCCTCTTTGACCGTGAATCCCGAACGCCAGACATGGAAGTGCTGGGTTTGTGATATTGGTGGCGATATTTTTAGTTACGTGATGCAGCGTGACGGTCTGGATTTCCCATCGGCACTTCGAGTGTTAGCCGAACAGGCGGGGATCCCGATCGATGAGTTGCGCGGCGGCAAGAAGACCGAGCCGGGCAGCCCCGACGATAAACCGACTTTGTTCGCGGCGATGAAGTTGGTGGCGGATGCCTACTTCACGCAGCTCGAAAGTGGAACGAGCGACGATGCAAAGATCGCCCGAGATTACTTGGCCTCGCGCGGTATCGACGAAGAGAATCGCAAGCGTTTTCGCATCGGGTTTTCACCGGAGTCATGGAACTTCGCCGTCGATCTGCTACGCCAGCACGATTTCAGTGCAGAAGTTGCCGAAGCGGCGGGATTGGCGATCAAGCGAAACAGTGGCGAGGGCCATTACGATCGCTTTCGTGGTCGCTTGATGTTCCCGATTCATGATTTGCAAGATCGCCCCATTTCGTTAGGAGGGCGTTTGATTCCCGCAATCGCCCAGCGGCGTGGGAAAGACGCTGCGGGGGCAAAGTACATCAATGGCCCCGAAACCATGTTGTTTCGGAAATCGCACCAGCTCTATAACTTGCAACTCGCCCGTGAAGCGATTCGCCGCGGCGGTGACGCCTTGGTGATGGAAGGCTACACCGATGTCGTCGCCGCACGACAAGCGGGCGTTGAATCGGCGGTGGCCGTGCTGGGGACCGCGTTGGGGGAAGATCATATTCGCTTGTTAAAGCGGTTCGCCAAACGAGTCGTCTTGATTCTCGATGGAGATACCGCAGGCCAAACTCGCGCGGATCAAGTGCTTGAGTTGTTCGTGCGTGCCGATGTGGACATGCGTGTTTTGACTTTGCCCGATGGAAGTGATCCAGCCGATTTTTTGGCGTCGCAAGGGCGTGCTGCTTTCGATGCCTTGGTGGCCAGTGCACCTGATGCGTTGCAGCACAAACTCAATCGTTTGACCGATGGCGTCGATGTCACCCATGACACGCACAAGGTGACCCATGCGATCGAAGTATTGTTGGCGATCATTGCCCAAGCGCCACGCGGTACGAGCTTAAAAATTGACCAGCTGATCTTGCGCATGTCGCGAACGTTTGGCTTGCCATTGGAGCGGTTGAACGAACGGCTTGAAGAAGTTCGCAAGGCACACGCAAAGGCGATCGCGAAACGCCGCGACTCACGACCTCGCGGAACAGGCCAGGGAGTGGCGGTTTCAAAACGAACCGGGGCACCGGGGGCGACTCCGCAAAGGTCGGGCGGATCGGGGGCGGGCGGATCACGGTCGGACGCACCTCAATCGGGATCGAATCCAGCGGCGCCCGCAGGCCCCGCTACAACACCGTCGGGGCCCGCGTCGAACCAAGACTTTGCGCCGACGCCATCGTTTGACCCTAATCATGCGTTTGCCGAATCGGCTGAATTTGATGGTGATTTTACTGGGGATTTCGGCGGCTACGATGATTTCGGCGGCTACGAGGACGTTGGCGGCCCGGCGAGTTTCCGCAGTCAACCTGGGGCTCGCCGCAACGCTGGTTCTTCGGGGGCATCCGATGGTCGATCCTCCCAGCCGAATCGGCCTGAGCCGCTTAACGGAATCGATCGCGAGTTGTTCGAGACCTTGATTGAGTCGCCTGAACTCGCCGCGATGGCGGTCGAATCGATCGACCCCGATTGGCTCGATTCCAGTACAGCAAAAATGTTGTTGTCGGCCTACCAAGATTTAGATTTCGAAGGTCGGGATTTGACGCTCGAGTCGTTGTTGTCGATCCTCGAAAACGAAATGTTGAAGGAACAAGTGAGTGCACTCGAGCAACGTGTGCGTCGTCGTGAAGGTCAGTCCACCCAAACGACAGCAGAACGTTACGCTGGAGTTGTTTTGCGTTACCGTGAGCGAGAATTTTCGGCAGAAAAAACGCGGCAAATCGCAAAACTCGCTTCTTCGGGATTGGCAGAAGACGAAGAGGAGGCTCTATTGAAAGAGCTGTTTGACGCGGAGCGAGCACGTCACGAAATCAAGAAGAGCTGAGCCAAAAATGCTAGCTTTTACCACCCTATCACCGAGCCAAAAGATTTTAACGCGATAGCTGTTTCCAAGTCATTTAAGGAGTCACAGACACCCGCTCAAAGCTGTTCAAGACTGTCTCGATTCAATCGTTCAAGACGGTCCCGATTCAACATGCCGCACTGTTGATGCCTTCTTCAAAGGCTCCCGCCAACGGTGACTGATCAGAGGAGCTGATCACGTGCATGTTGTGTGAAATAGGAATTTTCAATCGACCCAGACGCCAGGATTCGGCGTTTTAAAGAAAAACATGAGGTTTTCAGATGCAATTGATGGACCAAGATCTTTCTCAGCTTATCGCTCGTGGAACCAAGGATGGATTCCTAACCTACGACGAAGTCAATGCTTACCTACCGGACGAAGACGTGAATCCGGAAAAGCTCGATCGCTTGATGTTGGCGATTGAGCGTCACGGCATCCAATTGGTCGAAAAGGCGGAAAAGAAAGCGATCGTTGCATCGGGGCGAACCCCCGAGCCACGCGTCAGCGAGATGCGGTTTAGTGACGACGACGCACCGTTGGTTTCGGCGGAATTGCCCAAGGCGAGTGATGATCCCATTCGCATGTATCTGAGTCAGATGGCGGAGATCCCGTTGCTCACTCGCGAGCAAGAGATTTCGCTTGCTAAGAAAATTGAAATCACGCGTCGTCAGTACCGACGGATGTTGTTGGAATCGGACTACGCCCTTCGTAGCACGGTGGAAACACTGCATCGAGTTCACAATGGCGAATTGCCCTTTGATCGTACGATCAAGGTTTCATTGACCGAGCGATTGACCAAAGAGCAGATCAGTGCTCGCATGCCTCACAACCTGCGAACGATCGATGTTTTGATCTCGCAGAGCAAGTCGGACTTCGAGCAACTGGTACGCAAGAGTGTTTCGCCTCGTTTGAAGGCGGAGATTCGTCGTCGTTTCATTCGTAATCGACGCAAATGCTTGCAGCTCGTCGAAGAGCTTTCGCTAAGAAGTCGTCGCGTGGTGCCATTGTTGGGCCAGCTTGAAAAGATCTCGGCACGGATGACGTTCATTCGCGATCGATTGTCGAACTTGGGTGAGGATGCGATGAGCCGCGACGAAGCGGCGGATCTGAAGCAAGAGCTACGTGAGTTGATGTTCGTGACTCAAGAGAGTCCTGAGAGTCTTCGCAACCGTATGGCCAAGGCACGTCGTCACTTCGATGAATACGAAGCGACCAAGCGTCAACTCAGCAGCGGTAATCTTCGCTTGGTCGTTTCGATCGCCAAAAAGTATCGCAATCGTGGTTTGTCGTTCTTGGATTTGATCCAAGAGGGTAACACTGGGTTGATGCGGGCGGTTGATAAGTATGAGTATCGTCGTGGGTTCAAGTTCAGCACGTATGCAACGTGGTGGATTCGTCAAGCGATCACGCGAGCGATCGCAGACCAAGCCCGCACGATCCGTATCCCCGTGCACATGATCGACGTGTTGAGCAAGCTGCGGCAAACACAGAAGCGTCTGACACAAGATTTGCGTCGTGAACCGACCTATGAAGAGATTGCCTTGGCAACCGAAGTGCCATTGGAAGAAGTGCGCCGCGTGATGGACATCGGTCGGCATCCTGTCAGTTTGGATCGTCCGGTTGGCGAAGGGGAAGACAGTAGCTTCGGCGAGTTCATTCAAGGCAGTGATGACGACAATCCCGTGCGAGCGGCCGCCGGAGGCATTCTGCGTAGCAAGATCGACGAATTGTTAAAAACGTTGACCTTCCGCGAGCGAGAAATCATCCGCCTGCGTTATGGTTTGGTGGATGGCTACAGCTACACGCTCGAAGAGTGTGGCCGGATTTTCAAGGTCACTCGAGAACGCGTTCGCCAGATTGAGGCCAAGGCGGTTGCGAAACTGCAAAGTCCTTCGCGAGCGGATCGCTTGAGCGAGTTCTTGAAAACCGCTGCCTAGTCGCACGGCGTCAACCCGCTCTGCCCCGTAGCTCATCCCGGGGTTCCTAGCTTTAAACGACGGACATCAAGGTCCGTCGTTTTTTTTTGATGCTTCAGCGCTCCTGAGCGAGTCGATGAGAGGCTCGCGGCCACGGCCGGGGGCACGGCCCCGGTGGCACCGATGCGGTCGTTCCGGTGGTGTCGGATCGCACTCCAAAGCGATATGCTAACGGGGGTTCGCTCTTCTTGCTTCGGTTCTCACGGGTCTTGTCGTTATGTCTACTGGTTCGAACATCGAAATCAGCGCCCCATTGCTTCGCACGCTTCACCGGATTCACCGTCAATTGACGGATTTGCGTGGCCGGATTTCGCGGGGACCTCGCCAAATCAAGGCTGGCGAAGCGATGGTGCTTAAGGTCCAAACGGACATGGATGATCTGCAGCAGAAACTCAAAAAGGCGAAGATTGCTTCGGACGAAAAACAGCTTCAGCTGCGGTCGCGCGAGGCCCGGATCGAGGAAATTAAAGTCAAGTTGAACACCGCGTCGAGCAATCGAGAATTCACGACGTGGAAGGAACAGATCGCGGCGGACGAGCAGGCCAATAGTGTGCTCAGTGACGAAATTCTCGAAGGGCTCGAGTCTCTCGATGAACTCGAAGCCGAGTTGAAGGCCCTCAAGTCCGAGCTGGAAAAGCAGGAATCAGAGCACGAGCAACGGGTGCAAGAGGTGCAAGCGAAGATGGAGTCGCTGCGTGGTGAGTTGGCACGAGTCGAAAACGAGCTCGTCGAAACCGAAAAGCAGATTCCCAGTGCGGTGCGAGCCGATTATGACCGGCTAACAAAGTCCAAAGGCGAAGAAGCATTGGCGCCGATCGACGGCGATTCGTGTGGTGGTTGCTATCAAACGCTGACGACCCAGGTGATGAGCCAATTGCAGCTATCGCGACTGGTTCGTTGTCCTAACTGTAACGCGTTCTTGTACTTACCTGAAAATCGCCGCGTAACCTAGTTACCATCCATGCACCGATGGCCCAGGGGGCATGCTCTTCCGGCGAGGGGGACGTTTCCGTTGCGCGGGCGGGTGAGAGTGCGTCTCACGGAGCAGTCCCAATGGAGCGAGGATTTTTCTGTTAGTGGGGCGGTTGGCGGGAGGAAATTAAAAAAATGCAAATTTTTTTTGTCCGATTCCTGTGCCGGTATCACCCTCGTTTTCGCCGTCGCGCAAGGGTTGAAGGCGGTTTTTACCTCCATTTTTGAGTGAATTTCGCATGCACATCGTTGGTATTGTGGGAGCTCCGGCGGGAGGGAAATCAACCGTTGCCCGCTATCTACAGGAGCTCGGGGCGACCTGGGTCAATGCGGACCTAATCGCTCGCGAGGTGCTCAATCGACCGCAGGTGGTGGCGAAGTTGGCGGAGCGATTTGGCGCCGAGATTGTCGATCATGAGGGGCAAATCAACCGATTGCGACTGGCTGCGTTGGTTTTCGGGGATGACGATGCGAGTCGCGCCGCATTAAACTATTTGGAGTCACTGACCCATCCGTCGACTCGCAACGAAATCCAAGAACAAATCCGGCAATCGGAGGCCCAGGGCGTCCGAGTTTTGGTTCTCGATGTTCCGCTTCTATTCGAATCCAAGTGGGATCGAGCTTGTGACGAGATCTGGTGCGTCGATTCGCCGTGGGCAGATCGGCTCAAACGAGCGGAGGAGCGGGGTTGGGATG is from Novipirellula galeiformis and encodes:
- a CDS encoding sigma-70 family RNA polymerase sigma factor, which gives rise to MQLMDQDLSQLIARGTKDGFLTYDEVNAYLPDEDVNPEKLDRLMLAIERHGIQLVEKAEKKAIVASGRTPEPRVSEMRFSDDDAPLVSAELPKASDDPIRMYLSQMAEIPLLTREQEISLAKKIEITRRQYRRMLLESDYALRSTVETLHRVHNGELPFDRTIKVSLTERLTKEQISARMPHNLRTIDVLISQSKSDFEQLVRKSVSPRLKAEIRRRFIRNRRKCLQLVEELSLRSRRVVPLLGQLEKISARMTFIRDRLSNLGEDAMSRDEAADLKQELRELMFVTQESPESLRNRMAKARRHFDEYEATKRQLSSGNLRLVVSIAKKYRNRGLSFLDLIQEGNTGLMRAVDKYEYRRGFKFSTYATWWIRQAITRAIADQARTIRIPVHMIDVLSKLRQTQKRLTQDLRREPTYEEIALATEVPLEEVRRVMDIGRHPVSLDRPVGEGEDSSFGEFIQGSDDDNPVRAAAGGILRSKIDELLKTLTFREREIIRLRYGLVDGYSYTLEECGRIFKVTRERVRQIEAKAVAKLQSPSRADRLSEFLKTAA
- the coaE gene encoding dephospho-CoA kinase (Dephospho-CoA kinase (CoaE) performs the final step in coenzyme A biosynthesis.); the protein is MHIVGIVGAPAGGKSTVARYLQELGATWVNADLIAREVLNRPQVVAKLAERFGAEIVDHEGQINRLRLAALVFGDDDASRAALNYLESLTHPSTRNEIQEQIRQSEAQGVRVLVLDVPLLFESKWDRACDEIWCVDSPWADRLKRAEERGWDAAQLSKRESNQLSIEEKRRLSHRVIYNDGSLSDLHEQVRLIYSKINDCSGESSEDSHGRGLGNS
- a CDS encoding zinc ribbon domain-containing protein is translated as MSTGSNIEISAPLLRTLHRIHRQLTDLRGRISRGPRQIKAGEAMVLKVQTDMDDLQQKLKKAKIASDEKQLQLRSREARIEEIKVKLNTASSNREFTTWKEQIAADEQANSVLSDEILEGLESLDELEAELKALKSELEKQESEHEQRVQEVQAKMESLRGELARVENELVETEKQIPSAVRADYDRLTKSKGEEALAPIDGDSCGGCYQTLTTQVMSQLQLSRLVRCPNCNAFLYLPENRRVT
- the dnaG gene encoding DNA primase; this translates as MSLPVDFDLKERVRASVDIVDVVGQTLELHPAGRNMVARCPWHNDRRPSLTVNPERQTWKCWVCDIGGDIFSYVMQRDGLDFPSALRVLAEQAGIPIDELRGGKKTEPGSPDDKPTLFAAMKLVADAYFTQLESGTSDDAKIARDYLASRGIDEENRKRFRIGFSPESWNFAVDLLRQHDFSAEVAEAAGLAIKRNSGEGHYDRFRGRLMFPIHDLQDRPISLGGRLIPAIAQRRGKDAAGAKYINGPETMLFRKSHQLYNLQLAREAIRRGGDALVMEGYTDVVAARQAGVESAVAVLGTALGEDHIRLLKRFAKRVVLILDGDTAGQTRADQVLELFVRADVDMRVLTLPDGSDPADFLASQGRAAFDALVASAPDALQHKLNRLTDGVDVTHDTHKVTHAIEVLLAIIAQAPRGTSLKIDQLILRMSRTFGLPLERLNERLEEVRKAHAKAIAKRRDSRPRGTGQGVAVSKRTGAPGATPQRSGGSGAGGSRSDAPQSGSNPAAPAGPATTPSGPASNQDFAPTPSFDPNHAFAESAEFDGDFTGDFGGYDDFGGYEDVGGPASFRSQPGARRNAGSSGASDGRSSQPNRPEPLNGIDRELFETLIESPELAAMAVESIDPDWLDSSTAKMLLSAYQDLDFEGRDLTLESLLSILENEMLKEQVSALEQRVRRREGQSTQTTAERYAGVVLRYREREFSAEKTRQIAKLASSGLAEDEEEALLKELFDAERARHEIKKS